From the Thermodesulfobium sp. 4217-1 genome, one window contains:
- a CDS encoding helix-turn-helix domain-containing protein encodes MNKSYKYRICPAPEQEILINKTFGCVRFVYNKMLANRKEVYEQFKDDKG; translated from the coding sequence ATGAATAAGTCTTACAAGTACCGCATATGCCCTGCTCCCGAACAGGAAATTCTTATCAATAAAACTTTTGGCTGTGTGCGGTTTGTCTATAACAAGATGCTTGCAAATCGCAAAGAGGTTTATGAGCAGTTCAAAGATGATAAGGG